From one Lycium ferocissimum isolate CSIRO_LF1 chromosome 7, AGI_CSIRO_Lferr_CH_V1, whole genome shotgun sequence genomic stretch:
- the LOC132063598 gene encoding phototropin-2 has translation MDSSSSGYKDERRSLDVFEPALTREGAKLASSINEGIDVKELSMKGKESGSTTGTDKQMNKWMAFDSNGNGPSETSISERAAEWGLTVRTDVGEGSFHAISRSGQSSFERSKSSVESTRTSEESNLRPEYPRVSQELKDALATLQQTFVVSDATKPDCPIVYASSGFFTMTGYSSKEIVGKNCRFLQGKDTNQKEVEKIREAVKTGKSYCGRLLNYKKNGTPFWNLLTITPIKDDNGKTIKFIGMQVEVSKYTEGINENALRPNGLPKSLIRYDARQKEKALGSITEVVQTVKGPRSHIKSSQDASSAIDKEKLQLDLVFPKSPDTESMSTPGRYTPQWDTRSSMSQESGIKSSKSARVSLKGFKGRSSSISSPLENEENVGSEILMTEDIARTDSWERAERERDIRQGIDLATTLERIEKNFVISDPRLPDNPIIFASDSFLELTEFTREEILGRNCRFLQGPETDQATVQKIRDAIKEQKEITVQLINYTKSGKKFWNLFHLQPMRDQKGELQYFIGVQLDGSDHLEPLRNRLSEQTEQQSAKLVKATATNVDEAVRELPDANLRPEDLWALHSLPVYPLPHKRGSALWTAIHKVTANGERLGLNNFKPVRPLGCGDTGSVHLVELKGTGDLFAMKAMDKSIMLNRNKVHRACVEREIIALLDHPFLPTLYSSFQTETHVCLITDYCPGGELFALLDRQPMKIFKEESARFYAAEVLIGLEYLHCLGIIYRDLKPENILIQADGHLILTDFDLSFKTSCKPQVIKHPRPKRRSRSTPPPTFIAEPVSQSNSFVGTEEYIAPEIITGAGHSSAIDWWALGILLYEMLYGRTPFRGKNRQKTFSNILNKDLTFPSSIPASLAARQLIHSLLNRDPASRLGSNGGATEIKQHPFFREINWPLIRCMTPPPLEAPLQLIGKESGTKDIDWNDDGVLDHPMDLF, from the exons ATGGACTCATCAAGTTCTGGTTATAAAGACGAAAGGCGATCACTTGATGTCTTCGAACCGGCATTGACTCGCGAAGGTGCAAAGCTGGCGAGTAGTATAAATGAGGGTATTGATGTAAAAGAACTTTCAATGAAAGGGAAGGAATCTGGAAGTACAACAGGAACAGACAAGCAAATGAACAAGTGGATGGCCTTTGACTCCAATGGAAATGGCCCAAGTGAAACTAGCATATCAGAGAGGGCTGCAGAGTGGGGATTGACTGTGAGGACAGATGTTGGAGAAGGTAGTTTCCATGCAATTAGCAGAAGTGGACAAAGTTCATTTGAAAGAAGCAAAAGTTCAGTTGAATCAACAAGGACATCCGAGGAGTCAAATCTCAGACCTGAATATCCTAGAGTGTCTCAGGAGTTGAAGGATGCCTTAGCTACACTGCAACAGACATTTGTTGTATCTGATGCCACAAAACCAGATTGCCCTATTGTTTATGCCAGTAGTGGCTTCTTTACTATGACTGGTTATTCTTCAAAAGAGATTGTTGGAAAGAATTG TCGCTTCCTACAGGGGAAAGATACAAACCagaaagaagtagaaaaaatCCGAGAAGCTGTGAAAACAGGGAAAAGCTACTGTGGAAGGCTTTTGAACTACAAGAAGAATGGCACTCCCTTTTGGAACCTACTAACCATCACCCCCATAAAAGATGACAACGGAAAGACGATCAAGTTTATAGG AATGCAGGTGGAAGTCAGCAAATACACAGAAGGGATTAACGAGAATGCACTGCGACCAAATGGATTGCCCAAGTCTTTAATCAGATATGACG CTCGTCAGAAGGAAAAGGCTTTAGGTTCCATTACAGAAGTGGTACAAACCGTGAAAGGTCCACGCTCTCATATAAAGTCTAGTCAGGATGCTAGTTCAGCAATTGATAAAGAGAAGCTACAATTAGATCTTGTGTTTCCTAAATCTCCTGATACTGAAAGCATGAGTACACCTGGCCGATATACACCTCAGTGGGACACGAGGAGTTCTATGTCTCAGGAGTCGGGTATAAAGTCTAGTAAATCTGCACGTGTTTCCTTAAAGGG GTTCAAAGGAAGGTCCTCAAGCATCTCTTCTCCGCTTGAAAATGAAGAGAATGTTGGGTCTGAAATACTAATGACGGAAGACATAGCACGTACTGACAGTTGGGAGCGTGCTGAAAGAGAAAGGGACATACGTCAAGGAATTGACCTCGCAACAACTTTGGAGCGTATTGAAAAGAATTTTGTGATTTCAGATCCCAGACTTCCTGATAATCCAATT ATATTTGCTTCAGATAGCTTTCTTGAACTGACGGAGTTCACACGTGAAGAGATCTTAGGAAGAAACTGCCG ATTTCTTCAGGGACCTGAAACAGATCAAGCAACAGTTCAAAAGATACGAGATGccataaaagaacaaaaagaaattactgtgcaattaattaattatacaaAAAGCG GGAAGAAGTTCTGGAATTTATTTCACTTGCAACCTATGCGTGATCAGAAG GGAGAACTACAATATTTCATCGGTGTTCAGTTAGATGGAAGTGATCATCTGGAACCACTAAGAAACCGCCTCTCAGAACAAACTGAACAACAAAGTGCTAAGTTG GTCAAAGCTACTGCAACAAATGTGGATGAAGCAGTTCGAGAACTTCCCGATGCCAATTTG AGACCTGAGGACTTGTGGGCGTTGCATTCTCTACCTGTCTATCCACTGCCTCATAAGAGAGGGAGTGCTTTATGGACCGCAATACATAAG GTTACTGCAAATGGTGAAAGATTAGGGCTCAATAACTTTAAACCGGTCCGACCTTTGGGTTGTGGAGATACTGGAAG TGTCCATTTGGTGGAACTGAAAGGTACAGGAGATCTTTTTGCTATGAAGGCGATGGACAAATCCATAATGCTCAACCGTAATAAG GTACATCGAGCATGTGTTGAAAGGGAAATCATAGCTCTCCTCGATCATCCTTTCCTTCCAACACTGTATTCATCATTCCAG ACAGAAACACATGTTTGCCTAATAACAGACTACTGTCCTGGAGGAGAGTTATTTGCTTTGCTTGACAGACAGCCTATGAAAATATTCAAAGAGGAATCTGCAAG GTTTTATGCAGCAGAGGTCCTAATTGGCTTGGAGTATCTCCACTGTTTGG GAATAATATACAGGGATCTGAAACCAGAAAATATCCTAATTCAAGCTGACGGGCATCTCATACTAACTGACTTTGATCTTTCTTTCAAGACATCCTGTAAACCTCAA GTTATAAAGCATCCTCGCCCAAAGAGAAGGTCTAGGAGTACTCCACCACCAACATTTATAGCAGAACCAGTTTCACAGTCAAATTCATTTGTCGGTACTGAAGAATACATAGCACCG GAAATCATCACAGGAGCTGGCCACAGCAGTGCGATCGATTGGTGGGCTTTAG GTATCTTGCTTTATGAGATGCTCTATGGGCGTACACCGTTTAGAGGGAAGAATAGGCAGAAGACATTTTCCAACATCCTAAACAAGGACCTCACTTTCCCTAGTAGCATTCCg GCAAGCCTTGCAGCTAGGCAGTTGATCCATTCATTGCTCAATAGAGATCCTGCCAGCCGTTTAGGATCAAATGGTGGTGCAACTGAGATCAAACAGCATCCTTTCTTCCGTGAAATAAATTGGCCGCTAATTCGGTGCATG ACTCCTCCACCACTAGAAGCGCCGCTTCAGTTAATTGGAAAGGAATCAGGTACCAAGGATATTGACTGGAATGATGATGGGGTGCTTGATCATCCAATGGACTTATTCTAG
- the LOC132063597 gene encoding bifunctional phosphatase IMPL2, chloroplastic-like translates to MATISSTQLSDMELNSLTQIANKAADAAGEVVRKYYSNAARFQFREKDGDGPVTCADVEAEQAISSVILEAFPSHSIYGEETGWHNRENAIMPNQFVWVLDPIDGTSSFVGKDNCAFGILIGLVYNGKPILGCIDQPILKLRWVGVKGKGTTINGERVSTLDCCDLGKARVHLKVPNYNDDAKKAYDCLSKKVGKKLFNGNCVVFGELASGFVDVVVDCALDPYDFLALVPVVEGAGGVVTDWEGRELEWNAETPVPEGGFKIVATAGKTIHQHVINALSQ, encoded by the coding sequence ATGGCTACAATTTCAAGCACACAATTGAGCGACATGGAACTAAATAGTCTTACACAAATAGCCAACAAAGCTGCTGATGCTGCAGGTGAAGTAGTACGTAAATACTACTCCAACGCTGCAAGATTCCAGTTCAGGGAAAAAGATGGTGACGGACCAGTCACCTGTGCTGACGTGGAAGCTGAACAAGCCATAAGTTCCGTCATTCTTGAAGCTTTTCCTTCACACTCTATTTATGGTGAGGAAACTGGTTGGCATAATCGCGAAAACGCCATTATGCCTAATCAGTTTGTATGGGTTTTGGACCCGATTGATGGGACTTCAAGTTTTGTAGGTAAAGATAATTGTGCTTTTGGTATTCTCATTGGGTTGGTTTATAATGGAAAGCCGATTCTTGGTTGTATTGATCAGCCAATCTTGAAACTCAGGTGGGTTGGTGTTAAGGGAAAAGGAACTACGATTAATGGTGAGAGAGTTTCTACATTGGATTGTTGTGATCTTGGTAAAGCTAGGGTTCATTTAAAGGTACCGAATTACAATGATGACGCGAAGAAAGCCTATGACTGTCTATCGAAGAAGGTGGGAAAGAAGTTGTTTAATGGGAACTGTGTTGTTTTTGGTGAGTTGGCTTCGggttttgttgatgttgtggttgATTGTGCACTTGATCCTTATGATTTTCTTGCTCTAGTTCCGGTCGTTGAGGGTGCTGGTGGCGTTGTTACTGATTGGGAAGGACGTGAGCTTGAGTGGAATGCTGAAACTCCAGTGCCTGAAGGTGGGTTTAAGATTGTTGCTACTGCTGGGAAAACCATTCATCAACATGTTATTAATGCACTATCACAAT